One window of the Anolis carolinensis isolate JA03-04 unplaced genomic scaffold, rAnoCar3.1.pri scaffold_17, whole genome shotgun sequence genome contains the following:
- the LOC134294584 gene encoding zinc finger protein 709-like — protein MEEKPYTCLECGKSFSWRSHLLLHERTHTGEKPFKCPECEQSFTHSSGLYSHLRTHTGEKPFKCPECGQSFTESSVLRSHQRTHTGEKPFKCPECGQSFAHNGSLHSHQRTHTGEKPYNCLECGQSFTQKGHLDSHQRTHTGEKPYNCLECGQSFAFSSNLRSHQRTHTGEKPYNCLECGQSFARNSGLRSHQGTHTGEKPYKCLECGQSYTRSSGLRLHQRTHTGEKPYKCLECGQSYTCSSGLRSHQWTHTGEKPYKCLECGQSFVCSSGLRSHQRTHTGEEPYNCLECGQSFARKGSLHRHQRSHTGEKPYKCLECGQSFVCSSGLRSHQRTHTGEKPYNCLECGQSFTWKGSLHRHQRSHTGEKPYKCVECGQSFVCSSGLRSHQRTHTGEKPYKCLECGQSFARSSGLRSHQRTHTGEKPYNCLECGQSFTQKGNLHTHQGTHTGEKPYKCLECGQSFIQSSSLRSHQRTHNWGETL, from the coding sequence atggaggagaaaccctatacatgccttgagtgtggaaagagcttcagttggaGGAGCCATCTGCTActgcatgaaaggactcacactggggagaaaccttttaaatgcccggagtgtgaacagagcttcactcatagttcaggcctataTTCACAtctaaggactcacactggggagaaaccttttaaatgcccggagtgtggacagagcttcactgagagttcagttctacgttcacatcaaaggactcacactggggagaaaccttttaaatgcccggagtgtggacagagctttgctcataatggaagtctacattcacatcaaagaactcacactggggagaaaccctataactgcctggagtgtggacagagctttactcaaaaGGGACACTtagattcacatcaaaggactcacactggggagaaaccctataactgcctggagtgtggacagagctttgcttttagttcaaatctacgttcacatcaaagaactcacactggggagaaaccctataactgcctggagtgtggacagagctttgctcgtaattcaggactacgttcacatcaaggaactcacactggggagaaaccctataaatgcctggagtgtggacagagctatactcgtagttcaggactacgtttacatcaaagaactcacactggggagaaaccctataaatgcctggagtgtggacaaagctatACTTGTAGTTCAGGATTACGTTCACATcaatggactcacactggggagaaaccctataaatgcctggagtgtggacagagctttgtttgtagttcaggactacgttcacatcaaagaactcacactggggaggaaccctataactgcctggagtgtggacagagctttgctcggaagggaagcttacatagacatcaaaggagtcacactggggagaaaccctataaatgcctggagtgtggacagagctttgtttgtagttcaggactacgttcacatcaaagaactcacactggggaaaaaccctataactgcctggagtgtggacagagcttcacttggaagggaagcttacatagacatcaaaggagtcacactggggagaaaccctataaatgcgtggagtgtggacagagctttgtttgtagttcaggactacgttcacatcaaagaactcacactggggagaaaccatataaatgcctggagtgtggacagagctttgctcgtagttcaggtctacgttcacatcaaaggactcacactggggagaaaccctataactgcctggagtgtggacagagcttcactcagaagggaaacttacatacacatcaaggaactcacactggggagaaaccctataaatgcctggagtgtggacagagcttcattcagagttcaagtctacgttcacatcaaaggactcacaactggggagaaaccctataa